In Syntrophales bacterium, one genomic interval encodes:
- a CDS encoding asparagine synthase-related protein — translation MSGIAGTLGADSGLVDQLLEKIRHRGPHGTWKFEDGSAHIGLCELRLGGGGSSISHRASREKASVVLDGRVYNTDLEEMSDAEAVLELFERFGPSFAEKIDGDFACAIVHEGSLILARDEAGVKPLYYGHDSEGNLCFASEAKAFVGLANDVREFPPGYCYSRERGFRAFRCGAVETPEFEDFDQAKVVLRNLLESAVVRRMKDGAVTGILLSGGLDSSLIAAMAAQVEPDIECFTVSMEGGADLPLARDVAAYLGLKHHVLIFGEKEINEILPPAIHHQEMYEESCVHGAIAHFLAGRFLRGKADCVLSGEGADEHFAGYDGQYGEAQNPEERASIVDSLINVAHNTALQRLDRLNAANGYESRVPFTDAAVVDFSRKIPLECKIHGPDLRGKWIVREAFEGILPKHVLYQTKRFFAQGSGVSHVMRREAEKVYSEADLEAFNSRRGTPLLSSVEELYYYGIFKETFPDPCYDRLVGRWDPLRPAFFPAWEKPF, via the coding sequence ATGTCCGGAATAGCCGGAACACTCGGAGCCGATTCAGGCCTTGTGGATCAATTACTTGAAAAAATCAGGCACCGGGGTCCTCACGGTACCTGGAAGTTCGAAGACGGTTCCGCCCATATCGGCCTGTGTGAACTTCGTCTGGGTGGCGGGGGCTCGTCGATATCACACCGGGCGTCCCGGGAGAAAGCGTCAGTGGTTCTTGATGGCCGTGTCTACAATACCGATCTTGAGGAAATGTCCGACGCCGAGGCGGTCCTGGAGCTTTTTGAGCGGTTCGGGCCCTCATTTGCCGAAAAAATCGACGGAGACTTTGCCTGCGCCATCGTCCACGAGGGCTCGCTCATCCTGGCACGTGACGAGGCAGGCGTGAAGCCTCTGTACTACGGCCACGATTCCGAGGGGAACCTCTGCTTTGCCTCGGAGGCGAAAGCCTTTGTGGGCCTCGCGAATGATGTTCGAGAATTTCCCCCGGGCTATTGCTATTCACGGGAACGGGGCTTCAGAGCATTCCGGTGCGGAGCCGTGGAAACCCCGGAATTCGAAGACTTCGATCAGGCCAAGGTGGTTCTCAGGAATCTCCTGGAGTCCGCCGTAGTCAGACGCATGAAAGACGGGGCCGTCACGGGTATTCTCCTCAGCGGCGGTCTGGACAGCAGCCTCATCGCGGCCATGGCGGCACAGGTCGAGCCCGACATTGAATGCTTCACCGTCAGCATGGAAGGGGGGGCCGATTTGCCCCTCGCCCGGGATGTTGCCGCATACCTGGGGCTCAAGCACCATGTCCTGATCTTCGGTGAGAAGGAGATCAACGAAATTCTTCCCCCGGCCATCCATCACCAGGAAATGTACGAAGAAAGCTGTGTCCACGGCGCCATCGCGCATTTCCTGGCCGGGCGCTTCCTGCGGGGGAAAGCCGACTGTGTTCTTTCCGGCGAGGGAGCGGACGAACATTTCGCCGGTTACGACGGTCAGTACGGGGAGGCGCAAAACCCGGAAGAGCGGGCGAGCATCGTGGACAGCCTCATCAACGTGGCCCACAACACGGCCCTGCAACGTCTCGACCGTCTCAACGCGGCCAACGGTTACGAGAGCCGCGTCCCTTTTACAGACGCCGCTGTTGTGGATTTTTCCCGTAAAATTCCGCTGGAGTGCAAGATTCACGGTCCGGACCTGAGGGGGAAATGGATTGTCCGGGAGGCCTTTGAAGGCATTCTCCCGAAACATGTCCTCTATCAGACGAAGCGGTTTTTTGCCCAGGGTTCGGGTGTTTCCCACGTCATGCGAAGAGAAGCGGAGAAGGTGTATTCCGAGGCTGATCTGGAGGCCTTCAACAGTCGGCGGGGCACCCCCCTGCTGTCATCGGTGGAGGAGCTCTACTACTACGGGATATTCAAGGAAACCTTTCCCGATCCCTGTTACGACAGGCTCGTCGGAAGGTGGGATCCCCTGCGTCCTGCCTTTTTCCCTGCCTGGGAGAAGCCGTTCTGA
- a CDS encoding corrinoid protein, protein MSEHIISRLKENVIQGRMTSEDEGIDDSLTGGPGVVELTQQALGENLPVQQIVSEGLTAGMGIVGKKFNSGEYYVPDMLASAEAVSAAMDILKPHLERSDVQPRGTFAIATVAGDIHDIGKNIVSILIKGAGYDVVDLGIDVPTEKIVEYVREHKPAYLGLSALLTTTMLVMGEVIEALGKAGLRDQVRVFVGGAAVSKEYAEEIGADAYCADGFEAVRILESMPAA, encoded by the coding sequence ATGAGCGAACATATCATTTCCAGACTGAAGGAAAACGTCATCCAGGGACGGATGACCAGCGAAGATGAGGGCATCGATGACAGCCTCACCGGCGGTCCCGGCGTCGTCGAACTGACACAACAGGCACTCGGTGAAAACCTGCCGGTTCAGCAGATTGTTTCGGAGGGCCTGACGGCCGGCATGGGGATAGTGGGCAAAAAATTCAACTCCGGAGAATACTATGTTCCCGATATGCTGGCTTCGGCGGAAGCGGTGAGCGCCGCCATGGATATTCTCAAACCGCACCTCGAGCGGTCCGACGTTCAGCCCAGGGGAACCTTTGCCATCGCCACGGTAGCGGGCGATATACACGACATCGGCAAGAACATCGTATCCATTCTCATCAAGGGTGCCGGGTACGACGTGGTGGACTTGGGAATCGACGTTCCCACGGAGAAAATCGTCGAATACGTTCGGGAACACAAACCGGCCTACCTGGGCCTGTCGGCCCTGCTGACCACGACCATGCTGGTCATGGGCGAGGTTATTGAAGCTCTCGGGAAGGCCGGACTCAGGGACCAGGTTCGCGTCTTTGTGGGAGGAGCGGCCGTTTCAAAGGAATATGCCGAGGAAATAGGCGCCGACGCTTACTGTGCCGACGGGTTTGAGGCCGTCAGGATACTCGAGTCAATGCCGGCGGCCTGA
- a CDS encoding trimethylamine methyltransferase family protein, which yields MARQGIVIPRPIERLSREQIEGIHRASLDILNDPGLVCYNREAAGIFAGAGASVTVLESTPPAHSVRIPEHMVRDALDSAPSTIVLGARDRGNSLEMNGKEPRVYFVTGSEANIWVDVDFQTYQKKSDPSREIRVAEFTPRRGTLNDLCRSAQVSEHLDTLDGFIRNVNIQDTDITEENKDVNKIFASLDHTTKHVMVGLTRQDQLDNVLAMASIIAGGDEALRENPLLSFITCLVKSPLQFVDDTTRSFMDICRRGLPVVVSSSPQAGTTAPVREAGIVSQINAEVLAGITLGQLVNPGTPILYGTVPVRTRMDNLSDSYGAIETSQYTIDCAQIARYYGIPNYSTAGVCDPAFPGQQSTVERLFSNILVTLSGPQYLHCAYGLLDCNASFSLLQAVIDDAHFNMIRYFLKEPRVDGNELEAMAEQIRGVMDSPRKLFIRHVRKILRTGLLSPPYPFEGTGPGDDVFYHAHERMEELLARPVRHIEREKTEKIFREIPGLLPRLNTYA from the coding sequence ATGGCACGACAAGGAATCGTAATACCGAGGCCCATCGAACGGTTGTCGAGGGAGCAGATCGAGGGTATTCACCGGGCCTCACTGGACATTCTGAATGATCCCGGTCTCGTTTGCTACAACAGAGAGGCGGCCGGGATTTTTGCCGGAGCCGGAGCCTCGGTTACAGTTCTTGAAAGCACCCCTCCGGCCCACTCGGTCAGAATACCGGAACACATGGTTCGCGACGCCCTGGACAGCGCGCCGTCAACCATTGTACTGGGAGCCCGGGACCGGGGCAATTCCCTGGAGATGAACGGAAAGGAGCCCCGGGTCTATTTTGTGACCGGCTCCGAGGCCAACATATGGGTGGACGTCGATTTTCAGACCTACCAGAAGAAATCTGACCCCTCCCGGGAGATCCGGGTGGCCGAATTTACGCCGCGCCGGGGAACCCTGAACGATCTGTGCCGCTCCGCCCAGGTGTCGGAACACCTGGATACACTGGACGGTTTCATCCGGAACGTCAATATCCAGGACACGGACATCACCGAGGAAAACAAGGACGTCAACAAGATATTCGCGTCGCTCGACCACACGACCAAGCATGTCATGGTAGGGCTCACGAGGCAGGACCAGCTGGACAACGTACTGGCCATGGCGTCCATCATCGCCGGCGGGGACGAGGCCCTCAGGGAGAATCCGCTGCTTTCTTTCATCACCTGCCTGGTGAAAAGCCCCCTTCAGTTCGTCGATGACACGACCCGGTCCTTTATGGACATCTGCCGCAGAGGGCTCCCGGTGGTTGTTTCCTCATCACCCCAGGCGGGCACCACGGCTCCCGTCAGGGAAGCGGGCATTGTCAGCCAGATCAACGCCGAGGTCCTGGCGGGCATCACACTGGGGCAGCTGGTGAACCCGGGAACACCCATACTCTACGGTACCGTTCCGGTGAGAACCCGCATGGACAACCTGTCCGATTCCTACGGGGCCATCGAAACGAGCCAGTACACCATCGACTGTGCCCAGATCGCCCGCTATTACGGGATACCCAACTACTCCACGGCGGGAGTCTGTGACCCGGCGTTCCCGGGGCAGCAGTCTACGGTGGAGCGGCTCTTCTCGAACATTCTGGTCACCTTGAGCGGTCCCCAGTACCTGCACTGTGCCTACGGGCTCCTGGATTGCAATGCATCCTTTTCACTGTTGCAGGCCGTCATTGACGATGCCCACTTCAACATGATCAGGTATTTTCTGAAGGAACCGCGGGTTGACGGCAATGAGCTGGAGGCCATGGCAGAGCAGATACGGGGCGTTATGGACTCGCCCCGGAAGCTCTTTATCCGCCACGTGAGAAAAATCCTGAGGACCGGCCTGTTGTCGCCGCCCTATCCCTTCGAGGGAACCGGCCCCGGCGATGATGTCTTTTACCATGCCCATGAACGGATGGAAGAACTCCTGGCCCGTCCGGTACGGCATATAGAACGGGAGAAAACGGAGAAGATATTCCGGGAGATTCCGGGTCTCCTGCCGAGGCTGAATACATACGCGTGA
- a CDS encoding dihydropteroate synthase: protein MIIIGEKINASIPSTGEAIRRRDTEFLARLARDQDEAGADFIDVNAGDSRDADSSPADIMRWLVGVVREATTKPLCIDSDDPAVLQAGIDACRGEEVLINSVSAEEDRLREVGRIARRAGARVIALVMRDRGIPRTVKERLEAADVIVGAFARLGLAEEQILFDPLVLPASVDASQAGVTLRTIESLKERYPAAGTVMGLSNISYGLPARGIVNRSFLLMAAAVGLDAAILNPLDRRLMSLVTTADLLTGRDPRCKRFTKAFRRGDLVE from the coding sequence ATGATCATTATCGGTGAAAAAATAAACGCCTCCATACCATCAACGGGGGAGGCAATTCGACGGAGGGATACGGAATTCCTTGCCCGTCTCGCCCGCGATCAGGACGAGGCGGGGGCGGACTTCATCGATGTCAACGCCGGGGACAGCCGGGATGCCGACAGTTCACCGGCGGACATCATGCGATGGCTCGTCGGGGTGGTCCGGGAGGCGACCACGAAACCACTGTGCATTGACAGCGACGATCCCGCTGTTCTTCAGGCGGGTATCGATGCCTGCAGGGGTGAGGAAGTTCTGATAAATTCCGTAAGCGCCGAGGAGGACCGGCTCAGAGAGGTCGGACGCATCGCCCGCCGGGCCGGGGCGCGGGTGATAGCCCTCGTCATGCGGGACAGAGGGATTCCCCGTACCGTGAAAGAACGGCTCGAAGCCGCCGATGTCATTGTCGGGGCCTTTGCCCGGCTTGGTCTCGCCGAGGAGCAGATCCTCTTTGATCCCCTGGTTCTGCCCGCTTCTGTCGACGCGAGTCAGGCGGGCGTAACCCTGAGAACCATCGAGTCCCTGAAAGAGCGTTATCCCGCCGCCGGAACCGTCATGGGCCTGAGTAACATATCCTACGGCCTGCCGGCCCGGGGCATCGTAAACCGTTCCTTTCTGCTCATGGCGGCGGCGGTCGGACTGGACGCGGCCATTCTCAATCCTCTTGACAGGCGTCTCATGAGCCTGGTCACGACGGCGGACCTTCTGACCGGCCGTGATCCGCGGTGTAAACGCTTCACGAAGGCCTTCCGTCGAGGAGACCTCGTCGAGTAA
- a CDS encoding trimethylamine methyltransferase family protein — protein MKKTRRGGTYKPLSDGDVGKIHETSLRVFEEVGIEVRLPEARALFLEAGAIPAEQEYVLKIPSGLVERLIEQAPPMVTLCGRDESGALDCHIGGRNVYMGTGGTALNVQDPGSNASRPSQLGDIASMARLVDVLANIDFYMINVYPNDLEGDVVDVNRFYTALKHTRKHVMGGVYTAEGVRNVIRMAEIIAGGPDALRERPIVSMVTCVVSPLRLDMHYSGLTIEVARKGIPVVVPAEPLCGATGPVTLAGTLVIQNVDTLSGVMLAQLANPGTPVIYGSVASVADLNTMKYLSGAVEMGLLNAAAARMSQYYRLPYYATAGMTDSKVSDAQAGYESAITNMLVALAGANFIHDAAGFIEFCMTASYEKLVIDNDIIGMVMRAVEGIEVNEETLAFDIIKKVGPGGHYVAQGHTRKYMRAERHLPDMGDRKERFEWEAAGSKDIRARAAEKARTVLNEPVRSFFSREVDDLLLREIPGLEKPQE, from the coding sequence ATGAAAAAAACGCGCCGGGGGGGAACGTACAAACCACTTTCCGACGGGGATGTCGGAAAGATTCACGAAACGTCACTGCGTGTGTTTGAAGAAGTGGGCATCGAAGTGCGCCTTCCCGAGGCGCGGGCACTCTTTCTCGAGGCCGGGGCCATCCCGGCTGAACAGGAATATGTTTTAAAAATCCCCTCCGGGCTGGTTGAACGCCTCATAGAACAGGCCCCCCCGATGGTGACTCTCTGCGGCCGGGATGAGAGCGGAGCCCTGGACTGTCATATCGGAGGCCGAAACGTTTACATGGGGACGGGCGGGACGGCTCTCAACGTGCAGGATCCGGGCTCGAACGCCAGTCGGCCTTCGCAGCTGGGCGACATCGCCTCCATGGCCCGACTGGTCGATGTCCTGGCGAACATTGATTTTTACATGATCAACGTCTACCCCAATGACCTGGAGGGCGACGTGGTCGATGTAAACCGGTTTTACACGGCCCTGAAACACACGCGGAAACACGTCATGGGCGGCGTCTATACCGCCGAGGGAGTCCGCAACGTTATCCGCATGGCCGAGATAATTGCCGGTGGTCCCGATGCCCTGAGGGAGCGTCCCATTGTTTCCATGGTGACCTGCGTGGTCAGCCCTCTGAGGCTGGACATGCACTACTCGGGACTTACCATCGAGGTGGCCCGCAAGGGCATTCCCGTGGTGGTCCCCGCAGAACCGCTGTGCGGGGCGACGGGTCCGGTAACGCTTGCGGGAACGCTGGTTATCCAAAACGTGGACACCCTTTCGGGAGTGATGCTGGCCCAACTCGCGAACCCGGGAACACCCGTGATCTACGGGAGCGTCGCTTCCGTGGCTGACCTCAACACCATGAAGTACCTTTCCGGCGCCGTTGAAATGGGGCTCCTCAACGCGGCGGCGGCCCGGATGTCCCAGTATTATCGTCTCCCCTACTATGCCACGGCGGGGATGACCGATTCGAAGGTAAGCGACGCCCAGGCTGGATATGAATCGGCCATAACCAACATGCTGGTTGCCCTGGCGGGCGCCAACTTCATTCACGACGCCGCGGGGTTCATCGAATTCTGCATGACCGCATCCTACGAGAAGCTGGTCATCGACAACGACATCATCGGTATGGTCATGCGCGCCGTGGAGGGTATCGAGGTCAACGAGGAAACGCTTGCCTTCGATATCATAAAGAAAGTCGGTCCCGGCGGGCATTACGTCGCCCAGGGGCACACCAGGAAATACATGCGCGCCGAGAGGCACCTTCCGGACATGGGCGACCGGAAGGAAAGGTTCGAGTGGGAAGCGGCAGGTTCGAAGGACATCAGGGCCAGGGCCGCCGAAAAGGCACGGACCGTTCTGAACGAGCCGGTCCGCTCCTTTTTTTCTCGGGAAGTTGACGATCTGCTGTTGCGGGAAATCCCGGGGCTCGAGAAACCACAGGAGTAG
- the metF gene encoding methylenetetrahydrofolate reductase [NAD(P)H], with product MKIKDLFDRRDCLVSFEVFPPVRDGTIDHLVPVINELVELKPDFMSVTYGAGGTSRDMTVEIAALMKEYGSTEVMAHLTCVGYSRLGIDGVLQELKSKGIRNILALRGDPPDGQECFIKPEEGFGYASELVEFIGTYDYFCVGVAGYPEGHIEAPSFEEDIINLKKKVDSGSDFIITQLFFSNEDFYRFRDAAQAAGVDVPIVPGIFPILNYRQIQRLTALCGATLPSDLHKAMQAVQDKNDEVARIGMDYAICQSRDLLEQGVPGLHFYSMNRSGPVKEILRHLSIPGRTET from the coding sequence ATGAAAATCAAAGATCTTTTCGACAGGAGAGACTGCCTGGTTTCTTTTGAAGTATTTCCTCCCGTACGAGACGGGACCATCGATCACCTGGTACCCGTCATCAATGAACTTGTAGAACTCAAGCCCGATTTCATGTCTGTAACCTACGGAGCCGGTGGTACGTCCCGCGACATGACCGTTGAGATTGCGGCGCTGATGAAAGAGTACGGAAGCACCGAGGTCATGGCCCATCTGACCTGTGTCGGCTACTCCCGGCTCGGGATTGACGGAGTGCTGCAGGAACTGAAGTCAAAGGGCATCAGAAACATCCTCGCGCTTCGAGGCGATCCCCCGGACGGCCAGGAATGTTTCATCAAACCCGAGGAAGGCTTCGGTTATGCCTCAGAACTTGTTGAGTTTATTGGAACATACGATTATTTCTGCGTGGGGGTGGCGGGGTATCCCGAAGGACACATAGAGGCTCCGAGTTTCGAAGAAGACATCATAAACCTGAAAAAAAAGGTTGATTCCGGTTCGGATTTCATCATCACCCAGCTTTTCTTCAGCAACGAAGATTTTTACCGGTTCAGGGATGCCGCTCAGGCGGCGGGCGTTGACGTGCCCATTGTTCCGGGAATATTCCCCATTCTCAACTACCGGCAGATACAAAGATTGACCGCTCTGTGCGGGGCCACGCTCCCGTCGGATCTGCACAAAGCCATGCAGGCGGTTCAGGATAAAAATGACGAGGTCGCGCGCATCGGTATGGACTACGCTATCTGCCAGAGCCGGGATCTTCTTGAACAGGGTGTTCCGGGGCTGCATTTCTACAGTATGAACCGGAGCGGTCCCGTGAAGGAGATACTGCGGCATCTTTCAATACCCGGGAGGACCGAGACATGA
- a CDS encoding ketoacid-CoA transferase, with amino-acid sequence MAEYNQMELMICVAARNLEDGATVVVGTGAPCAAAMLSQKTHSPNLCIMFEAGGVAPLLPSMPISVGDSRTFYKALMASTMPDIMETCQRGMVDYTFLGGAQIDMYGNINSTMIGDDHQKPKVRFPGSGGANDLASLCWRTMMMTPQDSKRFTDKMHYITSPGYLTGGESRYEAGLPKGSGPYRIITNMAIMGFDEKTKRMKVLSINPGFSRQDVQDNCGFELLWSEVLSDTEPPHADELRILREEVDPYRYVIGR; translated from the coding sequence ATGGCAGAATACAATCAAATGGAACTGATGATATGTGTTGCGGCGCGAAACCTCGAGGACGGAGCCACTGTCGTCGTTGGCACCGGTGCTCCCTGCGCCGCGGCTATGCTTTCTCAGAAGACACACTCGCCGAACCTCTGTATCATGTTCGAGGCGGGAGGCGTGGCACCGTTGCTCCCTTCCATGCCCATTTCCGTGGGCGACTCGAGAACCTTTTACAAGGCCCTGATGGCGAGTACCATGCCGGACATCATGGAGACCTGCCAGCGCGGGATGGTGGACTACACCTTCCTGGGCGGAGCCCAGATCGACATGTACGGCAATATCAACTCCACCATGATCGGCGACGACCATCAGAAACCGAAAGTCCGCTTTCCGGGGTCGGGCGGCGCCAACGACCTGGCCTCCCTCTGCTGGCGGACCATGATGATGACGCCCCAGGACTCAAAACGGTTTACCGACAAGATGCATTACATTACCTCGCCGGGCTATCTGACGGGAGGGGAGTCCCGATACGAGGCAGGACTTCCGAAGGGTTCAGGACCCTACCGGATCATCACCAACATGGCCATCATGGGCTTTGACGAAAAGACCAAACGCATGAAGGTTCTTTCAATCAATCCCGGGTTCAGCCGCCAGGATGTGCAGGACAACTGCGGCTTTGAACTCCTCTGGTCTGAGGTACTCTCAGACACCGAACCCCCCCATGCGGATGAGCTGCGTATTCTCAGGGAAGAAGTCGATCCCTACCGCTACGTGATCGGCCGCTAG
- the gmk gene encoding guanylate kinase, giving the protein MSGGEKGIMMVVSAPSGTGKTTLCKELLRLYPLLRFSVSYTTRPPRPREIDGVDYRFVSPEEFAERDKQGEFIEKEEMFGHSYGTSRKDIEDILNDGGDVLIDVDTRGAKTLKEAWEEGVFIFILPPSHEVLRERLRRRGSEDESAIALRLSRAFDEINDNYWYDYVVFNDKLQNSVHILQSIYVAEKNRRIRQLDKLAEVIRSQGGN; this is encoded by the coding sequence ATGTCTGGCGGGGAAAAGGGCATCATGATGGTTGTTTCGGCACCCTCGGGTACGGGGAAGACAACGCTCTGCAAGGAACTTCTGCGATTGTACCCGCTGCTGCGTTTCTCTGTTTCCTATACAACGCGCCCTCCGAGACCCCGGGAAATAGATGGCGTGGATTACCGCTTTGTTTCCCCGGAAGAATTTGCCGAACGGGACAAACAGGGAGAATTCATCGAAAAGGAAGAAATGTTCGGCCACTCCTACGGGACATCCCGGAAAGACATCGAGGACATACTCAACGATGGCGGTGACGTGCTCATCGACGTCGACACGAGAGGGGCAAAAACGCTCAAGGAAGCGTGGGAAGAGGGGGTATTCATTTTCATACTTCCCCCTTCCCACGAGGTCCTGCGGGAACGGTTGCGGCGCCGGGGATCGGAAGACGAATCAGCCATCGCTCTCCGCCTGTCGCGGGCCTTCGATGAAATTAATGACAACTACTGGTATGATTATGTTGTATTTAATGATAAACTCCAAAATTCCGTCCACATTCTCCAATCCATCTATGTGGCGGAGAAAAACAGGAGAATACGGCAACTTGACAAACTGGCGGAAGTGATCCGCTCGCAGGGAGGAAACTGA
- the rpoZ gene encoding DNA-directed RNA polymerase subunit omega: MARVTVEDSLKQAKNRFALTLLTVQRVRQLYGGSKPLSEKKTNREVVTALREIAEGKVMYENPEYLDHLDEAFKVIPHETEFVGSEDEIE, from the coding sequence ATGGCGCGTGTTACCGTTGAAGACTCTTTGAAGCAGGCAAAAAACAGGTTCGCCTTGACGCTGTTGACAGTGCAGCGGGTACGGCAGCTCTACGGGGGATCAAAGCCACTGTCCGAAAAGAAGACAAACCGTGAAGTGGTGACGGCCCTTCGGGAAATCGCCGAGGGGAAGGTGATGTATGAAAACCCTGAATATCTGGATCACCTCGATGAAGCCTTCAAAGTGATTCCCCACGAAACGGAGTTTGTCGGCAGCGAAGATGAAATCGAATGA
- the pyrF gene encoding orotidine-5'-phosphate decarboxylase, with amino-acid sequence MKSNDPAGERLIFALDVGDGLDSALEWVSLLKDHVGLFKVGMEAFTRFGPVIVEEITSRGGKVFLDLKFHDIPNTTARAVEAAMKMPLAMINIHALGGSDMMRQTVDAAQKLSRNEGIPLPLILAVTILTSLNDADVETLGFASGTDSLVKRLALMARDCGVPGVVASARDVTSLRRLCGDDFIIVTPGIRMAGDVPGDDQKRTLTPMEAITAGADYIVVGRPIRTSRDPVEAAASIVEEISKGLAKKPGHT; translated from the coding sequence ATGAAATCGAATGACCCGGCCGGGGAGCGGCTCATCTTTGCCCTCGACGTGGGGGACGGCCTGGACAGCGCCCTGGAATGGGTGAGTCTGCTCAAGGATCATGTGGGCCTCTTCAAGGTGGGAATGGAAGCCTTTACGCGATTCGGTCCGGTCATTGTCGAAGAAATAACCTCCCGTGGCGGAAAGGTGTTTCTCGACCTGAAGTTTCATGACATTCCAAACACGACGGCCCGCGCCGTGGAGGCGGCCATGAAGATGCCCCTGGCCATGATCAACATTCATGCCCTCGGCGGAAGTGACATGATGCGACAGACCGTAGACGCGGCACAAAAACTGTCGAGAAATGAGGGAATCCCGCTGCCTCTCATACTGGCCGTTACGATTCTCACCAGCCTGAACGACGCGGATGTCGAGACTCTCGGTTTCGCGTCCGGCACGGACTCTCTCGTTAAACGACTCGCCCTCATGGCCCGCGACTGCGGTGTTCCCGGTGTCGTCGCGTCCGCCCGCGATGTGACTTCTCTGCGGAGGCTCTGCGGCGATGATTTCATTATCGTTACTCCGGGCATACGCATGGCGGGCGACGTCCCCGGAGATGACCAGAAACGGACGTTGACACCCATGGAAGCCATCACCGCGGGGGCCGACTATATCGTCGTGGGCCGTCCCATACGGACATCCCGGGACCCGGTGGAGGCGGCGGCCTCCATTGTAGAAGAAATCAGCAAAGGTCTTGCGAAAAAACCAGGGCACACCTGA
- the rlmB gene encoding 23S rRNA (guanosine(2251)-2'-O)-methyltransferase RlmB, giving the protein MQVLYGLHPVLEHLRSGGEGLETILLSHDKKGDAVEEILQRARRKGIPVRRESRQSMDRLVPGKRHQGVLSFCGDFTYTPLERILEADGKNKTSVLLILDSISDPQNLGSLIRSAHCFGARAVVIPKNRAATVTPAVMKVSAGSARHTALCRVANIVRTIEQLKETGYWVYGADASGGDDCRSPDYQGRVALVLGSEGAGLRPLVRRTCDFLVKIPMGGVIDSLNVSVAGGILLYEVARSRLRSAGLSETSKEEEPCPNISGKG; this is encoded by the coding sequence ATGCAGGTGCTGTACGGCCTCCACCCGGTACTTGAACATCTGAGGTCCGGGGGCGAAGGCCTGGAAACGATTCTTCTGTCCCATGACAAAAAGGGGGACGCCGTGGAAGAAATCCTGCAGCGTGCCCGTCGGAAAGGCATTCCCGTACGACGGGAGTCCCGTCAGTCAATGGACCGTCTCGTTCCCGGAAAACGTCACCAGGGAGTCCTTTCCTTCTGCGGTGATTTCACTTACACCCCTCTTGAACGAATCCTCGAAGCCGACGGGAAGAACAAAACCAGCGTTCTGCTGATTCTCGACTCCATCTCCGATCCCCAAAACCTCGGTTCGCTGATTCGAAGCGCCCACTGCTTCGGTGCCCGGGCTGTGGTCATTCCAAAGAACAGGGCGGCGACAGTAACGCCCGCTGTTATGAAGGTTTCCGCTGGAAGTGCCCGGCATACGGCGCTGTGCCGGGTGGCAAATATCGTCCGGACCATAGAACAGCTCAAGGAGACGGGATACTGGGTATACGGAGCCGACGCTTCAGGCGGGGACGACTGCCGCAGTCCGGATTACCAGGGACGGGTCGCGCTTGTCCTGGGAAGCGAGGGCGCAGGGCTGCGCCCACTGGTGCGACGAACCTGTGATTTTCTTGTCAAGATACCCATGGGCGGTGTCATCGACTCGCTGAATGTTTCCGTGGCCGGGGGCATTCTCCTCTATGAAGTGGCTCGAAGCCGGCTCCGGAGTGCCGGGTTGTCCGAAACAAGCAAGGAGGAAGAACCATGCCCGAATATATCTGGGAAGGGCTGA